The Aspergillus nidulans FGSC A4 chromosome VII nucleotide sequence TAGAAACACCTGCTTTAATCCTGGACAATACGCATCGCCCGCGGTGGCATAATTGACGGGAATGACAGCGCCAGACTTCTCCAGTCATCACTCACACTCATTGACCTATTCATACAATACACTCACCGAGTCTATTTCCTTTTTATTCTAATCAGCGCTTCCCTTGGGAATAAAGTCGAGTCGAGTTCACTTAGCTCGAGACTCAAAGCTCAAGGAAGACTACCCGTGACTTtctctttctgttctttcAAATTCCATTCTGCCCCCTATGATTGGGTCTTTTCCCTATCTTACTGCGTCTCTTTGAATTCACCATTTATGTATACCCATTTACTCTCCAAGTATAATATTACCAATACCAGGTCTAATTCCAGTCCAACCTGGGTCTGTCTCGGTAGAAACAATAAGGAGCGCATTCCCAAGCTCTCCAGATAGTTCTTCCCATCTACGCTGGGTATCGAGCTCTGAGCCTTGCTGCTTACTTCCATATTTCATAATCACAGAGAGGGCCTCGTCAGATGGATATCATGCAATCAGGTGTCTAAGGACTGCTATATACTTCGCATATATGCAAATACTCACTCTTGCAGGCCCAAACAGGTTCCATTCACCCTCGCCATACTCTCCCATGTCGGCCTATAAAGTTACAGCTGCCTCACTCTCAACCGCATCCGCCATCTCCCCCAAAGTCTCAAACTTCCAGTCAAAGACattctcctccacattcccCATAATAGCACCAGGCCTCACAATCCAGACACTCTTAATCCCAACCTTCTTCGCCGGTTGATGGTCATGGAACTGGCTCTGCGCCGTTTGCAGCACTTGATCCTTCTCAACTCCAAACTTCTTCTTTACAGCCGACAGCATGTACTCGAAGTTCCTGAGATCTGGCTTATAAGATCCGATATCCTGCGCCGTGAGAACCAGATCGAACTCG carries:
- a CDS encoding uncharacterized protein (transcript_id=CADANIAT00009268) — its product is MSLSSYRLLTFDVYGTLVDWESGIIAALQPSLQKNPANNPTRSQILHAYHVLEKDQQSKTPSMLYHEVLATIHAPLCRDLDLPPPTEQESKAFGESIGFWPAFPDTVAALRRLKKKYKLVVLSNVDKESFAKTNAGSLEGFEFDLVLTAQDIGSYKPDLRNFEYMLSAVKKKFGVEKDQVLQTAQSQFHDHQPAKKVGIKSVWIVRPGAIMGNVEENVFDWKFETLGEMADAVESEAAALSVIMKYGSKQQGSELDTQRRWEELSGELGNALLIVSTETDPGWTGIRPGIGNIILGE